The Williamsia sp. DF01-3 genome has a window encoding:
- a CDS encoding YifB family Mg chelatase-like AAA ATPase, whose translation MKLGRVRSVAINGVEGVVVEIEASIGQGLPGVHLVGLGDAALKEAKDRVRAAITNTAAASKGADGGEGAVAKWPEGRITLALSPATLPKSGSMYDLALALAVLAAGNDYAPAYLEKSVFLGELALDGRVRPVRGVLPAVVAARQAGFTHAVVPLGNVAEAGLVSGIEVGGASHLREVLAWLKGMFVLDTVGPRQPARSVVAGPDLCDVVGQDEARYAMEVAAAGAHHLLLTGPPGIGKTMLARRLPGILPPLNEAEALEVTAIHSIAGGLPSDHPLIRDAPFIAPHHSTTVTAMIGGGTGMAKPGAVSRAHRGVLFLDECAELGVKVLETLRTPLEDGEVRVARRDGVARFPARFQLILAANPCPCAPANDVDCVCSPTARRRYLGKLSGPLMDRVDIRVRMDPPGTAALAGGPAESSAVVRERVMAARAAARERWLTHGWQTNAEVPGAVLRRGDFRLPGSVVRPIELFLRDGRVTARGADRALRLAWTLADLSGDDQPTENHVAQALMFRDRGYN comes from the coding sequence GTGAAGTTGGGGCGGGTGCGGTCGGTGGCGATCAATGGTGTCGAGGGTGTGGTGGTGGAGATCGAGGCGTCGATCGGTCAGGGTCTGCCGGGGGTGCATCTGGTGGGTCTGGGTGATGCGGCGTTGAAGGAGGCGAAAGATCGTGTGCGTGCGGCGATCACCAACACTGCTGCGGCGAGTAAGGGTGCTGACGGGGGCGAGGGCGCTGTTGCGAAGTGGCCGGAGGGTCGTATCACGTTGGCGTTGTCGCCTGCGACGTTGCCCAAGTCGGGGTCGATGTACGACTTGGCGTTGGCGTTGGCGGTGCTGGCTGCGGGAAATGATTATGCGCCTGCGTATTTGGAGAAGTCTGTGTTCTTGGGTGAGTTGGCGCTCGACGGGCGGGTTCGGCCGGTGCGTGGGGTGTTGCCTGCGGTGGTGGCGGCCCGGCAGGCGGGTTTCACTCATGCGGTGGTGCCGTTGGGCAATGTTGCCGAGGCGGGGTTGGTGTCGGGGATCGAGGTGGGTGGGGCGAGTCATCTGCGGGAGGTGCTTGCCTGGCTCAAGGGGATGTTTGTGCTGGACACGGTGGGTCCGCGGCAGCCGGCCCGGTCGGTGGTGGCGGGGCCGGATCTGTGTGATGTGGTGGGTCAGGACGAGGCGCGGTATGCGATGGAGGTTGCTGCTGCAGGGGCGCATCATCTGTTGTTGACGGGGCCGCCGGGGATCGGGAAGACGATGCTGGCGCGGCGGCTGCCGGGGATCCTGCCGCCGTTGAACGAGGCCGAGGCGTTGGAGGTCACGGCGATTCACTCGATTGCCGGTGGGTTGCCGTCTGATCACCCGTTGATTCGTGATGCGCCGTTCATCGCTCCGCATCACTCGACAACGGTGACTGCGATGATCGGTGGTGGTACGGGGATGGCCAAACCCGGCGCGGTGTCGCGGGCGCACCGCGGCGTTCTGTTCCTCGACGAGTGCGCGGAGCTTGGTGTCAAGGTGCTCGAGACACTGCGAACTCCGTTGGAGGACGGTGAGGTTCGAGTGGCGCGCCGAGACGGGGTCGCTCGATTCCCTGCCCGCTTCCAGCTGATACTGGCAGCCAACCCGTGCCCGTGCGCCCCGGCGAACGACGTGGACTGTGTGTGTTCGCCCACTGCACGTCGTCGTTATCTCGGCAAGCTGTCGGGGCCGCTCATGGATCGGGTGGACATCAGGGTTCGGATGGATCCTCCTGGGACAGCGGCGCTGGCGGGCGGGCCCGCGGAATCGAGTGCTGTTGTCCGCGAGCGTGTGATGGCGGCACGCGCCGCTGCTCGCGAGCGCTGGCTCACCCACGGGTGGCAGACGAATGCGGAGGTGCCGGGTGCGGTACTGCGGCGGGGCGATTTTCGCTTGCCGGGTTCGGTGGTCAGGCCGATCGAACTGTTCCTGCGAGACGGGCGGGTGACGGCACGCGGAGCGGACCGGGCACTTCGCCTGGCGTGGACGCTTGCCGATCTCTCCGGAGACGACCAGCCGACCGAAAACCATGTGGCGCAAGCATTGATGTTTCGCGACCGCGGATACAACTGA
- the dprA gene encoding DNA-processing protein DprA, with the protein MLDDNTRLDWAYLAGVAEPPNAALHKLIAEVGATEAARAVSRQSVPPGHEEVLRATAARHQVNTAEEDLSAIARLGGRLVTPADDEWPGWQLLALGRADTAAKGGEPVALWARGPARLDGAVDRSVALVGSRAASGYGEHVTSSLTGGLVGEGWSVISGGAYGIDGVAHRCALAADGTTVAVLACGLDRDYPAGHARLIAEIARTGVVVSEYRPGTSAAKHRFLTRNRLVAALSRAVVVVEAGGRSGAANTAAWTRKLGLPLGAVPGPVTSATSIGCHRMIADGVAQLVTSSDDIIRLAEPDGVTGSEARTSSMRPTDGLDETQQRTYDAVPARGSLTIGEIAFASGLAVREVRSALAVLETRGLLSTNGSGWRLAGSR; encoded by the coding sequence ATGCTCGACGACAACACACGACTCGACTGGGCATACCTCGCCGGTGTGGCCGAGCCGCCGAACGCCGCTCTGCACAAGCTGATTGCGGAGGTGGGCGCGACCGAGGCGGCGCGCGCGGTGTCACGGCAGTCGGTGCCGCCCGGCCACGAAGAGGTACTGCGGGCGACGGCGGCTCGCCACCAGGTCAACACCGCCGAGGAAGACCTGTCCGCGATCGCCCGACTCGGTGGCAGGCTGGTGACGCCCGCAGACGACGAATGGCCCGGCTGGCAGCTTCTCGCCCTGGGCCGGGCGGACACTGCGGCCAAAGGCGGTGAGCCCGTGGCGCTGTGGGCCCGCGGCCCGGCAAGGCTCGACGGCGCCGTCGACCGCTCGGTGGCGTTGGTCGGATCCCGGGCGGCGTCAGGCTATGGCGAGCACGTCACGTCGTCGCTCACCGGCGGTCTCGTCGGCGAAGGGTGGTCGGTGATCTCCGGAGGTGCCTACGGCATCGATGGCGTGGCGCACCGATGTGCGTTGGCCGCGGACGGAACCACGGTGGCCGTACTCGCATGCGGACTGGATCGTGACTACCCGGCCGGTCACGCAAGGTTGATCGCCGAGATCGCTCGCACCGGAGTGGTGGTCAGCGAATACCGCCCGGGCACATCGGCAGCCAAGCATCGCTTCTTGACCCGGAACCGTCTGGTGGCGGCACTGTCGCGGGCGGTCGTCGTGGTGGAGGCAGGCGGGCGCAGCGGCGCGGCCAACACAGCCGCGTGGACTCGGAAGCTGGGGCTGCCTCTGGGTGCGGTGCCAGGACCGGTCACGTCGGCGACTTCCATCGGATGCCACCGGATGATTGCCGACGGTGTGGCGCAACTGGTGACCAGTTCAGACGACATCATCAGGCTGGCCGAGCCCGACGGTGTGACGGGTTCGGAAGCCCGCACGTCATCGATGCGCCCGACCGACGGCCTCGACGAGACCCAGCAACGAACCTACGACGCGGTGCCGGCGCGTGGATCACTGACCATCGGCGAGATTGCTTTCGCCAGTGGACTCGCCGTCCGCGAGGTGCGCTCTGCGCTGGCCGTCCTGGAAACGCGAGGTTTGCTGAGCACCAATGGATCCGGGTGGAGACTGGCCGGGTCGCGGTGA
- a CDS encoding SDR family oxidoreductase, translated as MPTILITGASRGIGRATTQRLANAGWNVFAGVRDDAAGAELRALAPGLITPVVLDITDADHVADLDRVLPAELDAVVNNAGIVVGGPVEAVSPEQLRHQLDVNVIGQHAVTRALLPRLRASRGRVLFVSSVSGRIATPMTGAYNASKFALEGMADALRMEVRPWKIPVVLIEPGQTDTDIWRDAESTLEDLVSDMSREHRALYAKHIAGYRKSIPLSQKVAVPADTVAATIESALTARRPRARYVVGAANKVQATMVGALPTAVADLLLRTVIGVPRRP; from the coding sequence ATGCCCACCATATTGATCACCGGCGCCTCCCGCGGTATCGGACGCGCGACCACGCAGCGCCTCGCGAATGCGGGCTGGAACGTATTCGCGGGAGTGCGTGACGACGCCGCCGGCGCCGAGTTACGCGCACTGGCCCCCGGACTGATCACACCCGTCGTCCTCGACATCACCGACGCCGACCACGTGGCAGACCTGGACCGCGTGTTGCCTGCCGAGCTGGACGCGGTTGTCAACAATGCCGGCATCGTCGTCGGCGGTCCGGTGGAAGCCGTCTCACCCGAACAGCTTCGACACCAACTCGATGTCAACGTCATCGGTCAGCATGCCGTCACCCGCGCGTTGTTGCCCCGGCTCCGGGCCTCCCGCGGACGAGTGCTGTTCGTGTCGTCGGTCAGCGGCCGGATCGCCACCCCGATGACGGGCGCCTACAACGCGTCGAAGTTCGCTCTCGAAGGCATGGCGGACGCGCTGCGAATGGAAGTGCGGCCCTGGAAGATCCCCGTCGTGCTGATCGAACCAGGCCAAACCGACACCGACATCTGGCGCGACGCCGAATCCACCCTCGAAGACCTGGTGAGTGACATGTCGCGCGAACACCGCGCTCTCTACGCCAAACACATTGCCGGATACCGCAAGTCGATCCCCCTCTCGCAGAAGGTGGCGGTTCCTGCAGACACTGTTGCCGCCACCATAGAATCCGCCTTGACGGCGCGGCGGCCGCGGGCCCGTTACGTCGTCGGTGCCGCGAACAAAGTTCAGGCGACAATGGTGGGCGCTCTACCGACCGCGGTCGCCGATCTGCTCCTACGAACCGTCATCGGCGTTCCCCGGCGGCCCTGA
- a CDS encoding siderophore-interacting protein produces the protein MAKKLNTMTVQRTEQLTPHMVRVYLGGPGFEEFTPVDDTDMYVKILFPPEGVRYPEPFDLERIRKEFEPGQQPVLRTYTVRRVDTVAREVAIDFVVHGTEGLAGPWAASTQPGEVVRFLGPGSGYRPRSDVDWHLLASDEAGLPALAAALESMPDGAVVKAFIEVAGPDDHVDIAAPDTAEITWLHRGGSSDEVGDDKAGANAPIVAAVRQADWLPGTVQVFIHGEAEAVMHNLRAYVRKERGVPASHASISGYWRRGRTEEGFRQWKAELKKKEEAAGSAV, from the coding sequence GTGGCCAAGAAGCTCAACACCATGACGGTGCAACGGACCGAACAACTCACCCCTCACATGGTGAGGGTGTATCTCGGTGGTCCCGGGTTCGAAGAGTTCACACCGGTGGACGACACCGACATGTACGTCAAGATCCTGTTCCCGCCCGAGGGCGTTCGGTATCCCGAGCCGTTCGACCTTGAGCGGATCCGGAAGGAGTTCGAGCCAGGTCAACAACCGGTCCTGCGGACGTACACGGTGCGAAGGGTCGACACGGTGGCCCGCGAAGTGGCGATCGATTTCGTGGTACACGGCACCGAGGGACTCGCGGGGCCATGGGCGGCATCCACACAACCAGGCGAAGTGGTGCGATTCTTGGGCCCTGGCAGTGGATACCGCCCCAGATCCGACGTCGACTGGCATCTGCTCGCTTCCGATGAAGCAGGATTGCCCGCGCTCGCCGCAGCCCTGGAATCGATGCCCGATGGCGCGGTCGTGAAGGCCTTCATCGAGGTAGCCGGGCCGGACGATCACGTCGACATCGCAGCCCCTGACACCGCCGAGATCACCTGGTTGCACCGGGGTGGCTCGTCGGATGAGGTGGGGGACGACAAAGCCGGCGCCAACGCTCCCATCGTCGCGGCCGTCAGGCAGGCAGACTGGCTGCCGGGCACGGTTCAGGTGTTCATCCACGGCGAGGCAGAGGCGGTCATGCACAATCTGCGCGCCTATGTCAGGAAAGAGCGCGGCGTTCCGGCATCGCACGCTTCCATCTCGGGGTACTGGCGTCGTGGCCGGACAGAAGAAGGGTTCCGGCAATGGAAAGCGGAACTCAAGAAGAAGGAAGAGGCCGCCGGCAGCGCAGTCTGA
- a CDS encoding tyrosine recombinase XerC, whose product MAESVSAAIIDEYESYLRLECGHSDHTVRAYLGDIRSLISFAGARGVAPTAIDLGQLRAWLAAHSKAGAARTTIARQASSAKRFTAWATREGILAVDPGTRLQAPRAHRTLPGVLSTEQAQAAMQPAPADGSQNQSDPADPADPIGQRNRLIVELLYATGIRVGELCGLDIGDVDTGRNVVRVIGKGDKERTVPFGAPAAAALETWLRTGRPALAQPKAGNALLVGAKGGRLDQRMARTVVHQILRSLPDTPDLGPHGLRHSAATHLLEGGADLRVVQELLGHASLATTQLYTHVSVERLRKVHDQAHPRA is encoded by the coding sequence TTGGCTGAATCGGTGAGTGCCGCGATCATCGACGAGTACGAGAGCTATCTGCGCCTCGAATGTGGGCACAGCGACCACACCGTGCGCGCCTACCTCGGTGACATCCGGTCGCTGATCAGTTTCGCGGGTGCCCGCGGCGTCGCACCGACGGCAATCGACCTGGGTCAGCTGCGTGCCTGGCTCGCGGCACACAGCAAGGCGGGAGCAGCCCGCACCACCATCGCGCGACAGGCTTCGTCGGCAAAACGCTTCACGGCCTGGGCAACCCGCGAGGGCATCCTCGCCGTGGATCCGGGCACCCGACTGCAGGCACCCCGGGCTCATCGCACCCTTCCGGGGGTGTTGAGCACAGAGCAGGCGCAAGCGGCCATGCAACCGGCGCCTGCCGACGGTTCACAGAACCAGTCCGACCCAGCTGACCCGGCTGACCCCATCGGCCAGCGGAACCGACTGATCGTCGAATTGTTGTACGCCACGGGCATTCGGGTGGGGGAGTTGTGCGGCCTCGATATCGGGGACGTCGACACGGGACGCAACGTCGTCAGGGTCATCGGTAAAGGCGACAAGGAACGGACGGTGCCGTTCGGCGCCCCCGCAGCCGCCGCGTTGGAGACGTGGCTGAGGACTGGGCGGCCGGCGCTGGCGCAACCCAAGGCGGGCAACGCGTTGCTTGTCGGGGCCAAGGGCGGACGACTCGATCAGCGGATGGCCCGCACGGTGGTCCACCAGATACTCAGGAGCCTGCCCGACACCCCTGACCTCGGCCCTCACGGATTGCGCCACAGTGCGGCGACCCATCTCCTCGAAGGAGGCGCCGACCTTCGCGTGGTGCAGGAACTGCTGGGCCACGCGAGCCTTGCGACAACGCAGCTGTACACCCACGTCAGTGTCGAACGTCTTCGTAAGGTCCACGATCAGGCGCACCCCAGGGCTTGA
- a CDS encoding M23 family metallopeptidase: MAFWWALCRAAALLGVIVAAVPLLALQSQPTARAAPASAPSRGFTWPLPPTPQVLRTFEPPTQRWLPGHRGVDLAATSGATVYSAGDGVVHFAGPVAGKPVVSIRHPDGLLTTYEPVKSSVRAGTPVARGSPIGVLEPGHEGCARPCLHWGARRGAGASATYLDPLALLGVVRVRLKPLETGDA; the protein is encoded by the coding sequence ATGGCTTTCTGGTGGGCACTGTGCCGCGCGGCAGCGCTGTTGGGCGTGATCGTGGCCGCCGTACCGCTGCTCGCGCTGCAGTCGCAGCCGACAGCACGCGCCGCACCCGCCTCGGCGCCATCGCGTGGGTTCACCTGGCCGCTGCCTCCGACCCCACAAGTGCTACGCACCTTCGAGCCGCCCACGCAGCGCTGGCTGCCCGGCCACCGCGGTGTCGATCTTGCTGCGACGTCAGGCGCCACCGTCTATTCGGCAGGCGACGGGGTGGTGCATTTCGCGGGTCCCGTCGCAGGAAAGCCGGTGGTGTCGATTCGGCACCCGGACGGTTTGTTGACCACGTATGAACCGGTGAAGTCCTCAGTGCGCGCCGGTACGCCGGTGGCCCGCGGCTCGCCGATCGGTGTGCTCGAGCCAGGCCATGAGGGCTGCGCTCGCCCGTGTCTGCATTGGGGCGCGCGTCGCGGAGCCGGAGCGTCGGCGACCTACCTCGATCCGCTGGCCTTGCTCGGTGTTGTGCGGGTGCGTCTGAAGCCCCTCGAGACAGGCGACGCGTGA
- the rpsB gene encoding 30S ribosomal protein S2: MAVVTMKQLLDSGAHFGHQTRRWNPKMKRFIFTDRNGIYIIDLQQTLTYIDKAYEFVKETVAHGGTILFVGTKKQAQESIASESLRVGMPYVNQRWLGGMLTNFSTVHKRLQRLKELEAMEQTGGFEGRTKKEILMLTREMTKLDRTLGGIRDMSKVPSAIWVVDTNKEHLAVSEARKLNIPVIAILDTNCDPDLVDYPIPGNDDAIRSAALLTRVVASAVAEGLQARAGQSADADAKPEGGATEPLAEWEQELLTQATTPAAGTEEAAPAQAETPAQA; the protein is encoded by the coding sequence ATGGCTGTCGTAACCATGAAGCAGCTGCTGGACAGCGGCGCTCATTTCGGGCATCAGACCCGTCGTTGGAATCCGAAGATGAAGCGATTCATCTTCACCGATCGCAACGGCATCTACATCATCGACCTGCAGCAGACGCTGACGTACATCGACAAGGCGTACGAGTTCGTCAAGGAGACGGTTGCCCACGGTGGCACCATCCTCTTCGTCGGAACCAAGAAGCAGGCTCAGGAATCCATCGCCTCCGAATCGCTGCGCGTGGGCATGCCCTACGTGAACCAGCGCTGGCTCGGCGGCATGCTCACCAACTTCTCCACCGTGCACAAGCGTCTCCAGCGCCTCAAGGAACTCGAGGCCATGGAGCAGACCGGCGGTTTCGAAGGTCGCACCAAGAAGGAAATCCTCATGCTCACGCGTGAGATGACCAAGCTGGATCGCACCCTCGGTGGTATCCGGGACATGTCGAAGGTCCCTTCGGCCATCTGGGTTGTCGACACCAACAAGGAGCACCTCGCGGTCTCCGAGGCTCGCAAGCTGAACATCCCGGTGATCGCCATCCTCGACACGAACTGCGATCCGGACCTCGTCGACTACCCGATCCCGGGTAACGATGACGCCATCCGCAGCGCCGCACTCCTCACCCGCGTCGTCGCTTCGGCGGTTGCCGAGGGCCTGCAGGCTCGTGCCGGTCAGAGTGCCGATGCCGACGCCAAGCCCGAAGGTGGCGCCACCGAGCCGCTGGCCGAATGGGAGCAGGAACTGCTCACCCAGGCGACCACACCGGCCGCAGGCACCGAGGAAGCTGCCCCGGCGCAGGCCGAAACCCCCGCGCAGGCCTGA
- the tsf gene encoding translation elongation factor Ts: protein MANYTAADVKRLRDLTGAGMLDCKNALANNDGDFDKAVEELRIKGAKDVGKRAERSTAEGLIAAKDGAMIEINSETDFVAKNDEFQALAAQVLDAAVAAKTSDVEALKATSVGDKTVDELIQALSAKIGEKLVLNRVSYHEGNVASYLHKRASDLPPAVGVLVEYTGDTPEAAEAARGAAMQVAALRAKYASRDEVPEDVVASERRIAEQTAREEGKPEQALPKIVEGRLNGFFKDVVLVDQPSVQESKKTVKAVLDEAGAQVVSFTRFEVGQA, encoded by the coding sequence ATGGCGAATTACACCGCCGCTGACGTCAAGCGGCTCCGTGACCTCACCGGCGCGGGCATGCTCGACTGCAAGAACGCGCTGGCCAACAACGACGGCGATTTCGACAAGGCCGTCGAAGAACTGCGGATCAAGGGCGCCAAGGACGTCGGCAAGCGTGCCGAGCGGTCCACCGCCGAAGGTCTGATCGCCGCCAAAGACGGCGCGATGATCGAGATCAACTCCGAGACGGACTTCGTGGCCAAGAACGACGAGTTCCAGGCGCTGGCCGCTCAGGTTCTCGACGCTGCGGTCGCCGCCAAGACGTCGGACGTGGAGGCCCTCAAGGCCACCAGCGTCGGCGACAAGACGGTCGACGAGCTGATCCAGGCGCTCTCCGCCAAGATCGGCGAGAAGCTGGTCTTGAACCGGGTCTCGTACCACGAGGGCAATGTGGCGTCCTACCTGCACAAGCGGGCTTCGGATCTGCCGCCTGCCGTCGGCGTCCTGGTGGAGTACACCGGCGACACCCCCGAGGCTGCGGAAGCTGCTCGTGGAGCCGCAATGCAGGTTGCTGCGTTGCGCGCCAAGTACGCCTCGCGCGACGAGGTGCCCGAGGACGTGGTGGCTTCCGAGCGTCGCATCGCCGAGCAGACCGCTCGCGAGGAGGGCAAGCCCGAACAGGCACTGCCCAAGATCGTCGAAGGTCGGCTCAACGGATTCTTCAAGGACGTCGTGCTGGTCGACCAGCCGTCGGTCCAGGAATCCAAGAAGACGGTCAAGGCCGTCCTCGACGAGGCAGGGGCGCAGGTTGTGTCCTTCACTCGTTTCGAGGTCGGACAGGCCTGA
- the pyrH gene encoding UMP kinase — translation MEERHMTDDATAQRAGFKRVVLKLGGEMFGGGKVGLDPDVVSTVADQIAEVVDTGVQVAVVIGGGNFFRGAELQQRGLERARSDYMGMLGTVMNCLALQDFLEKRGVVTRVQTAITMGQVAEPYIPLRAQRHLEKGRVVIFGAGMGMPYFSTDTTAAQRALEIKAEVVLMAKGVEGVYSADPRIDPDATLYREITHREVLEQGLKVADATAFSLCMDNQMPILVFNLLEQGNIARAVAGEKIGTLVST, via the coding sequence ATGGAGGAACGCCACATGACCGACGACGCCACAGCTCAACGCGCCGGGTTCAAACGGGTTGTCCTGAAGCTGGGCGGCGAGATGTTCGGCGGCGGCAAGGTCGGTCTCGACCCCGACGTCGTGTCCACCGTCGCCGACCAGATCGCCGAGGTGGTCGACACCGGTGTCCAGGTGGCCGTGGTGATCGGCGGCGGAAACTTCTTCCGCGGCGCCGAACTACAGCAGCGGGGCCTCGAGCGCGCCCGGTCCGACTACATGGGCATGCTCGGCACCGTTATGAATTGCCTTGCGCTACAAGACTTCCTGGAGAAGCGCGGCGTCGTCACCCGAGTGCAGACAGCCATCACGATGGGGCAGGTCGCAGAACCGTACATTCCGCTGCGTGCCCAGCGGCACCTCGAGAAGGGCCGTGTCGTCATCTTCGGAGCCGGCATGGGAATGCCGTACTTCTCCACGGACACCACCGCTGCGCAACGCGCCCTCGAGATCAAGGCCGAGGTGGTTCTCATGGCCAAGGGCGTCGAGGGCGTCTACTCCGCCGATCCCAGGATCGACCCGGACGCCACCCTGTACCGCGAGATCACCCACCGTGAGGTGCTCGAACAGGGCCTCAAGGTCGCCGACGCCACCGCATTCAGTCTCTGTATGGACAACCAGATGCCCATCCTGGTCTTCAACCTGCTCGAGCAGGGCAACATCGCCCGTGCGGTCGCAGGTGAGAAGATCGGAACACTGGTCAGCACCTGA
- the frr gene encoding ribosome recycling factor, which translates to MIDDALLDAEEKMEKAVIVARDDMGSVRTGRANPAMFNRVTIDYYGAPTPITQVSSINTPEPRMVVIKPYEQSSLGLIETAIRNSDLGVNPTNDGNIIRVAIPQLTEERRRELVKQVKSKGEDAKVSIRNVRRKAVDELKRIQKDGEAGEDEVTRAEKDLDKTTSTYVAQVDELVKHKESELLEV; encoded by the coding sequence ATGATCGACGACGCGCTGCTCGACGCCGAGGAAAAAATGGAGAAGGCCGTCATTGTGGCCCGCGACGACATGGGTTCGGTCCGAACCGGTCGGGCGAACCCGGCGATGTTCAACCGCGTCACCATCGACTACTACGGTGCGCCCACCCCGATCACACAGGTGTCGTCCATCAACACCCCGGAGCCGCGCATGGTGGTGATCAAGCCGTACGAGCAGTCGTCACTGGGCCTGATCGAAACAGCGATCCGCAACTCCGACCTCGGTGTCAATCCGACCAACGACGGCAACATCATCCGGGTCGCCATACCCCAGCTCACCGAGGAACGACGCCGTGAACTGGTCAAACAGGTCAAATCCAAGGGTGAGGACGCCAAGGTGTCCATCCGCAACGTGCGCCGAAAAGCGGTCGATGAACTCAAACGCATCCAAAAAGACGGCGAAGCCGGTGAGGATGAGGTGACCCGGGCCGAAAAGGATCTGGACAAGACCACCTCGACGTACGTCGCGCAGGTCGACGAATTGGTCAAACACAAGGAAAGCGAACTGCTCGAGGTCTAG
- a CDS encoding phosphatidate cytidylyltransferase, whose amino-acid sequence MTTSRSSRGAGQTVTDTDRPQDTPGPQPKGSTSRAGRNLPAAIGVGGALGVSLILILTFVPEVWFPVVAVAIAVASWEVTKRFRDAGIKVALIPILVGGQAIIWVSWPWGITGSVVAFAATVLVSMIWKLLSQGLHAAPQNYLQDLAGTTLVLAWLPLMGAFGASMVLEEHGAAKVFTLMIVVACSDIGGYVAGVTFGRHAMVPAISPKKSWEGMAGSMLFGIVGAVLTVTYLVDSHWWIGLILGPVLVVCATLGDLVESQVKRDLGIKDMGTLLPGHGGIMDRLDSVLPSAFVVWAVLGALL is encoded by the coding sequence ATGACGACTTCACGCAGTTCCAGGGGAGCAGGGCAGACGGTGACCGACACAGATCGGCCGCAGGACACACCAGGACCGCAGCCCAAGGGCTCCACCTCGCGGGCCGGCCGGAACCTCCCGGCCGCCATCGGGGTCGGGGGCGCTCTGGGAGTGTCGCTGATCCTGATCCTCACCTTCGTCCCCGAGGTCTGGTTCCCGGTCGTGGCGGTGGCCATCGCGGTCGCCAGCTGGGAGGTCACCAAACGATTCCGAGACGCCGGTATCAAGGTGGCGCTGATCCCGATCCTCGTGGGAGGACAGGCGATCATCTGGGTGAGCTGGCCTTGGGGGATCACCGGATCAGTGGTGGCCTTTGCCGCGACGGTCCTGGTCTCGATGATCTGGAAACTGCTCTCGCAGGGATTGCATGCGGCGCCTCAGAACTACCTCCAGGACCTCGCCGGCACCACGTTGGTGCTCGCCTGGCTACCGCTGATGGGCGCCTTCGGCGCCTCGATGGTGCTCGAAGAGCACGGTGCGGCGAAGGTCTTCACACTGATGATCGTCGTCGCCTGTTCCGATATCGGCGGGTACGTCGCGGGAGTCACCTTCGGCCGGCACGCGATGGTTCCCGCGATCAGCCCGAAGAAGTCCTGGGAGGGCATGGCCGGATCCATGCTGTTCGGCATCGTCGGCGCCGTCCTCACCGTCACCTACCTCGTCGACTCCCACTGGTGGATCGGACTGATCCTCGGGCCGGTGCTGGTCGTGTGCGCCACACTCGGCGATCTCGTGGAGTCACAGGTCAAGCGTGATCTCGGTATCAAGGACATGGGCACGCTGCTGCCAGGCCACGGCGGGATCATGGACCGACTCGACTCGGTGCTGCCGTCGGCCTTCGTGGTGTGGGCCGTGCTGGGCGCGCTGCTCTGA
- a CDS encoding lipopolysaccharide assembly LapA domain-containing protein, protein MTYQQPEGYPQEPAYDPATPGSAPPPDYTGSDVPAADHREDERRKALDDVRHTRTRAAWVGLIIGVLVTLVLLIFILQNLDKQQVDLFFWSVNLPLGVSLLVAAILGAVITAIIGSLRMLQVRRAVKKARP, encoded by the coding sequence ATGACTTACCAACAGCCCGAGGGTTACCCGCAGGAACCCGCGTACGACCCGGCCACCCCCGGCAGCGCGCCTCCCCCGGACTACACCGGCAGCGATGTCCCCGCCGCCGACCACCGCGAGGACGAGCGGCGCAAAGCGCTCGACGACGTGAGGCACACCCGCACTCGCGCAGCCTGGGTCGGGCTCATCATCGGTGTCCTGGTGACCCTCGTGCTGCTCATCTTCATCCTGCAGAACCTCGACAAGCAGCAGGTCGATCTCTTCTTCTGGAGTGTGAACCTGCCGCTCGGCGTGAGCCTGCTCGTCGCGGCGATCCTCGGCGCCGTCATCACCGCGATCATCGGGAGTCTTCGGATGTTGCAGGTTCGCCGGGCGGTGAAGAAGGCCCGGCCCTGA